One stretch of Thalassophryne amazonica chromosome 17, fThaAma1.1, whole genome shotgun sequence DNA includes these proteins:
- the gfi1b gene encoding zinc finger protein Gfi-1b translates to MRFSLLCFSDFEERFFFLFFVFFVFCFFVFFNHTEFIVINQRQNSKLTSFAMPRSFLVKNKRCTSYNVHRSYDEPKASVCAEAPLEAQRTDHSDKPHSAEKILQSDRCSLKKEESDQEYPLLVQPELNRPPVAPAQLYYLTEPREFPSYCKSPYSWESVSSAYELRQLTFSPTVLQHANNLYSNHISRSPPPQQPLDCSTHYSPTTNTYHCITCDKVFSTSHGLEVHVRRSHSGTRPFHCNICRKTFGHAVSLEHHMNVHSQEKSFECKMCGKSFKRSSTLSTHLLIHSDTRPYPCQYCGKRFHQKSDMKKHTYIHTGEKPHKCQVCGKAFSQSSNLITHSRKHTGFKPFGCDICSKGFQRKVDLRRHHESQHGMK, encoded by the exons ATGCGTTTTTCGCTGCTTTGCTTTTCGGACTTCGAGGaaagatttttctttttgttttttgttttttttgttttttgtttttttgttttttttaatcacacggAATTTATAGTAATTAACCAACGGCAAAATTCTAAATTAACG AGTTTTGCTATGCCGCGGTCATTTCTGGTGAAAAACAAAAGGTGCACGTCCTATAATGTGCACAGATCATATGACGAGCCGAAGGCCTCTGTTTGTGCAG AAGCCCCATTAGAAGCTCAGAGGACAGACCACTCAGACAAGCCTCATTCAGCGGAGAAGATTTTACAGTCAGACCGCTGCTCACTTAAAAAGGAGGAGTCTGATCAAGAATACCCCTTACTTGTGCAGCCAGAGTTAAACAGACCACCTGTGGCTCCCGCACAGCTGTACTACCTCACTG AACCTCGAGAATTCCCATCATACTGCAAATCCCCATACTCTTGGGAATCAGTGTCATCTGCTTACGAACTCCGCCAGCTGACCTTCAGTCCCACGGTACTGCAGCACGCCAACAATCTGTACAGCAATCACATCAGCCGTAGTCCGCCACCCCAGCAGCCTCTGGACTGTAGCACACACTACTCCCCAACAACGAACACCTACCACTGCATCACCTGTGACAAG GTGTTCTCAACGTCCCATGGCCTGGAGGTTCACGTCAGGAGGTCGCACAGCGGAACACGACCTTTTCACTGCAACATCTGCAGAAAAACCTTTGGGCATGCCGTTAGCCTGGAACATCACATGAACGTCCACTCTCAG GAAAAAAGTTTTGAGTGCAAAATGTGTGGGAAATCATTCAAGCGCTCATCCACTCTCTCCACGCACCTGCTCATCCACTCGGACACGAGGCCATACCCCTGTCAGTACTGTGGCAAGAGGTTCCACCAGAAATCTGACATGAAGAAGCACACATACATTCACACGG GTGAAAAGCCCCACAAATGCCAAGTGTGCGGCAAAGCATTCAGTCAAAGCTCGAACTTGATCACCCACAGCAGGAAACACACGGGATTCAAACCCTTCGGTTGTGACATTTGTTCTAAGGGTTTCCAACGTAAGGTGGATCTCCGGAGGCACCACGAGAGTCAGCACGGGATGAAGTGA